Proteins from a single region of Gambusia affinis linkage group LG12, SWU_Gaff_1.0, whole genome shotgun sequence:
- the LOC122841131 gene encoding excitatory amino acid transporter 1-like codes for MPLSSENMSEVELVEVAKPEDNEKNERCSQPLDEVGLIKNEFNIWIFLKRNAFVILTMAAVAVGIGLGFALRHIDMSEREITYLTFPGELLLRILQMMVLPLVVSSLIAGVSNVDRKDFGKIGLRTFIYYLVTTVIAAFTGIFLAVLIQPGKSSKHTSESSPTKTQAVHSVDAFLDLVRNMFPSNLVEACFRKYLTVNPSSNSSGNTTEATNISTNTPKAGTSDGINVVGLLVFSFAFGLILSSMGSEGKPLRDLFNCMNKAIMRLVNIAIWYSPVGIIFLLAGQVVKMTDVAEIGRDVGMYTLTVITGLIIHGCVTLPLIYVIVTRKNPLRFYGGILQALSTAFGTSSSSATLPVTHRCMEENLKMDKKVTRFMLPVGATMNMDGAALYEAVAALFIAQVNNMEFNFGQIILLSLVVTAVSTGAAGIPQAGMVSMMIVLSSTGLPTEDISLLLMVDWILDRLRTSTNVLGDCIGVGVVQHLSRHELQTSSPSETNLVLEENPPSKSISIKME; via the exons ATGCCTCTGAGCTCTGAGAATATGTCGGAGGTAGAGTTGGTGGAGGTTGCTAAACCCGAAGACAATGAGAAAAACGAAAGATGTTCTCAGCCCTTAGATGAAGTAGgactaattaaaaatgaatttaatatttggatCTTCCTCAAGAGGAATGCCTTTGTCATTCTCACAATGGCTGCTGTTGCAGTAG GGATTGGACTGGGCTTTGCTCTGCGACACATTGACATGTCTGAGAGAGAAATAACATATTTAACTTTTCCTGGAGAGCTACTGCTGAGAATCCTGCAGATGATGGTGCTTCCTCTTGTCGTTTCAAGTCTAATTGCAG GCGTCTCAAATGTTGACAGaaaagattttggaaaaattggTCTTCGGACCTTCATCTACTACTTGGTAACCACTGTTATTGCTGCGTTCACTGGCATTTTCCTGGCGGTTCTCATCCAGCCGGGGAAATCATCCAAGCACACATCTGAGTCATCTCCTACCAAAACACAAGCTGTGCACAGTGTGGATGCTTTCCTGGATCTGGTCAG AAACATGTTTCCCTCAAATCTGGTGGAAGCTTGTTTCAGAAAA TATTTAACAGTTAATCCCAGCAGTAATTCATCAGGAAATACAACAGAAGCCACAAATATATCAACAAACA CACCAAAAGCGGGAACCTCAGATGGCATCAATGTTGTGGGTCTGTTGGTGTTCTCTTTCGCCTTTGGCCTCATCCTGAGCAGTATGGGGTCAGAGGGGAAACCTCTGAGGGATTTATTCAACTGCATGAATAAAGCCATTATGCGTCTTGTTAACATAGCTATCTG GTATTCTCCAGTGGGAATCATCTTCCTGCTGGCTGGGCAGGTTGTTAAAATGACGGACGTAGCAGAAATCGGTCGTGATGTTGGCATGTACACTCTGACTGTGATCACTGGGCTGATCATCCACGGCTGCGTCACGCTGCCGCTCATCTACGTTATTGTCACAAGAAAGAATCCCTTGAGGTTTTATGGAGGAATCCTCCAGGCTCTCAGCACGGCCTTTGGGACTTCATCcag TTCTGCAACCTTGCCTGTTACTCATCGTTGTATGGAGGAAAATCTGAAGATGGACAAAAAGGTGACACGCTTCATGCTGCCTGTAGGTGCCACCATGAACATGGACGGTGCCGCTCTCTATGAAGCAGTGGCAGCTTTATTCATAGCCCAGGTCAACAACATGGAGTTCAACTTTGGACAAATTATTCTCCTAAG tttggttGTCACAGCAGTAAGTACAGGAGCAGCTGGTATCCCACAGGCTGGCATGGTATCCATGATGATTGTGTTGAGCTCTACAGGACTGCCCACTGAAGACATATCACTGCTCCTCATGGTTGACTGGATTTT GGATCGTTTAAGGACTTCCACTAATGTACTTGGTGACTGCATTGGTGTCGGAGTGGTGCAGCATCTCTCCAGACATGAACTACAGACCTCCAGTCCTTCAGAAACAAATCTGGTGTTGGAAGAAAATCCACCCTCCAAGAGCATCAGCATCAAAATGGAATGA